One part of the Helicobacter cetorum MIT 99-5656 genome encodes these proteins:
- a CDS encoding chemotaxis protein CheV: MADKTANALRLSEIELVDFRIYGVQNGVPYEGIYGINVAKVQEIIPMPTIFEYPTNLDYIIGVFDLRSTIIPLIDLSKWIGVIPDRNKENEKIVIITEFNNIKMGFLVHSARRIRRISWKDVEPATFSASNNISKENITGTTRIENDQTLLILDLESILDDLGLNNDSKNAKDFTPKQRFEGDVLFLDDSKTARKTLKTHLNKLGFNITEAVDGEDGLDKLEKLSKQYGNELRKHLKFIISDVEMPKMDGYHFLFKLQEDPRFANIPVIFNSSICDSYSAEKAKEMGAAAYLVKFDVEKFTEEISRILNQNA, from the coding sequence ATGGCGGATAAAACAGCTAACGCTTTGAGATTGAGCGAAATAGAATTAGTGGATTTTCGTATTTATGGTGTCCAAAATGGCGTTCCTTACGAGGGTATTTATGGCATTAATGTCGCAAAGGTTCAAGAAATCATTCCTATGCCTACCATTTTTGAATATCCCACCAATTTGGATTACATTATTGGCGTGTTTGATTTACGCTCCACGATTATTCCGCTAATAGACCTATCTAAGTGGATAGGAGTTATTCCTGACAGAAACAAGGAAAACGAAAAAATTGTCATTATTACTGAATTTAATAATATTAAAATGGGCTTTTTAGTTCATTCAGCTAGACGCATTAGACGCATTAGTTGGAAAGATGTAGAGCCTGCAACTTTTAGTGCATCAAATAACATCAGCAAAGAGAATATTACCGGCACCACACGCATTGAAAACGACCAAACCTTGCTGATTTTAGATTTAGAAAGTATTTTAGATGATTTAGGACTAAATAATGACTCTAAGAATGCTAAGGATTTTACCCCTAAACAGCGTTTTGAGGGCGATGTATTATTTTTAGATGATAGCAAGACTGCTAGAAAAACTTTAAAAACCCATTTAAACAAATTAGGTTTTAACATTACTGAAGCCGTAGATGGAGAAGATGGGTTAGACAAGCTAGAAAAATTATCTAAGCAATATGGCAATGAGTTAAGAAAGCACTTGAAGTTCATCATTTCTGATGTAGAAATGCCTAAAATGGATGGCTATCACTTCTTGTTTAAACTCCAAGAAGACCCAAGATTTGCTAATATTCCTGTGATTTTTAATTCTTCCATTTGTGATAGTTATAGCGCTGAGAAGGCTAAAGAAATGGGTGCTGCGGCGTATTTGGTCAAATTTGATGTAGAAAAATTTACGGAAGAAATTTCTAGGATTTTAAACCAGAATGCTTAA
- a CDS encoding hybrid sensor histidine kinase/response regulator, with translation MDDLQEIMEDFLIEAFEMNEQLDQDLVELEHNPEDLDLLNRIFRVAHTIKGSSSFLNLNILTHLTHNMEDVLNRARKGEIKITPDIMDVVLRSIDLMKTLLVTIRDTGSDANNGKENEIEEVVKQLQAIVNQDLNNATETTESKENPKEKEEATAPKEASNTENQASDTSNPLADEPDLDYSNMSAEEVEAEIERLLNKRQEADKERRAQKKQEVQADSKPKAPPSSTQETKTPTKAPAQTTKPESKAKPKTEENKAPSIGVEQTVRVDVRRLDHLMNLIGELVLGKNRLIRIYSDVEERYDGEKFLEELNQVVSSISAVTTDLQLAVMKTRMQPVGKVFNKFPRMVRDLSRELGKSIDLIIDGEETELDKSIVEEIGDPLIHIIRNSCDHGIESLEDRKMLNKPETGRVELSAYNEGNHIVIKIADDGKGLDPSMLKQKAIEKGVINEREAESMSDREAFNLIFKPGFSTAKTVSNVSGRGVGMDVVKTNIEKLNGIIEIDSEVGVGTTQKLKIPLTLAIIQALLVGVQEEYYAIPLSSVLETVRISQDEIYTVDGKSVLRLRDEVLSLVRLSDIFKVDAILESGSDVYVVIIGLADQKIGVIVDYLIGQEEVVIKSLGYYLKNTRGIAGATVRGDGKITLIVDVGAMMEMAKSVKVNITTLMNESENAKSKSSPSDYVVLAIDDSSTDRAIIRKCLKPLGITLLEATNGLEGLEMLKNGDKMPDAVLVDIEMPKMDGYTFASEVRKYNKFKNLPLIAVTSRVTKTDRMRGVESGMTEYITKPYSGEYLTSVVKRSIKLEGSES, from the coding sequence ATGGATGATTTGCAAGAAATAATGGAAGACTTCTTAATTGAAGCCTTCGAAATGAATGAACAACTTGACCAAGATTTAGTAGAGTTAGAGCATAATCCTGAAGATTTGGACTTACTCAATCGGATTTTTAGGGTAGCTCATACCATTAAGGGTTCTAGCTCGTTCTTAAACCTTAATATTCTCACACATCTTACTCATAACATGGAAGATGTCTTGAATCGTGCCAGAAAAGGCGAAATCAAAATCACGCCTGATATTATGGATGTCGTGTTACGCTCCATTGATTTGATGAAAACTTTACTCGTAACCATTAGAGACACAGGCTCCGATGCTAATAATGGCAAGGAAAACGAGATTGAAGAGGTTGTTAAGCAGCTTCAAGCTATTGTCAATCAAGACTTAAATAATGCTACAGAAACCACAGAGAGCAAAGAAAACCCTAAGGAAAAAGAAGAAGCCACAGCTCCCAAGGAGGCTTCTAACACAGAAAATCAAGCCAGCGACACGAGCAACCCACTAGCTGATGAGCCGGATCTAGATTATTCTAATATGAGTGCTGAAGAAGTAGAAGCTGAAATTGAGCGCTTGCTTAACAAACGACAAGAAGCGGACAAAGAGAGAAGAGCCCAGAAAAAGCAAGAAGTTCAAGCCGATTCTAAACCAAAAGCACCCCCTTCAAGCACTCAAGAAACAAAAACCCCCACAAAAGCACCCGCTCAAACCACAAAACCAGAAAGTAAAGCCAAGCCAAAAACTGAAGAGAATAAAGCCCCATCTATCGGTGTGGAACAAACCGTAAGAGTAGATGTGCGAAGACTTGACCATTTGATGAATCTCATCGGTGAGCTTGTTTTAGGAAAGAACCGCTTAATTAGAATCTATAGCGATGTAGAAGAACGCTATGATGGCGAGAAGTTTTTGGAAGAACTCAATCAGGTTGTTTCATCTATCTCAGCGGTAACGACAGACTTGCAATTAGCTGTTATGAAAACCAGAATGCAACCGGTGGGCAAGGTGTTTAATAAATTCCCTCGCATGGTGAGAGACTTGAGCCGAGAGCTAGGCAAGAGTATTGATTTAATCATTGATGGAGAAGAAACAGAGCTTGACAAATCCATTGTAGAAGAAATCGGCGACCCACTCATTCACATTATCCGTAATTCATGTGACCATGGCATTGAGTCCTTAGAAGATAGAAAAATGCTTAACAAACCCGAAACCGGTAGAGTGGAGTTGAGTGCATATAATGAAGGCAATCATATTGTAATCAAAATTGCTGATGATGGCAAAGGTTTAGACCCTTCAATGCTGAAGCAAAAAGCCATTGAAAAGGGGGTGATTAATGAGAGAGAAGCTGAGAGCATGAGCGATAGAGAAGCGTTCAACCTTATTTTTAAACCGGGCTTTTCAACCGCAAAAACCGTTTCTAATGTCTCAGGTAGAGGTGTTGGCATGGATGTGGTGAAAACGAATATTGAAAAACTTAATGGTATCATTGAAATTGACTCAGAAGTGGGCGTAGGCACCACTCAAAAGCTCAAAATCCCCCTTACTCTAGCCATTATTCAAGCCTTGCTTGTAGGCGTGCAAGAAGAGTATTATGCTATCCCGCTTTCTTCAGTTTTAGAGACCGTGCGAATCAGTCAAGATGAAATTTACACCGTTGATGGCAAGAGCGTTCTACGCTTAAGAGATGAGGTGCTTTCTTTGGTGCGTCTTTCTGATATTTTCAAGGTAGATGCAATTTTAGAATCAGGCTCTGATGTGTATGTGGTTATCATTGGCTTGGCTGACCAAAAAATTGGCGTGATTGTGGATTATCTAATCGGTCAAGAAGAGGTGGTGATTAAATCTTTAGGCTATTATCTCAAAAATACTAGAGGCATTGCTGGAGCCACAGTAAGAGGCGATGGTAAAATCACTCTCATTGTAGATGTAGGGGCAATGATGGAAATGGCAAAGAGTGTGAAGGTTAACATCACTACCTTAATGAATGAATCAGAAAATGCTAAGAGCAAAAGTTCACCCAGTGATTATGTGGTCTTGGCTATTGATGATAGTAGCACCGATAGAGCGATTATTCGCAAGTGTTTAAAACCGCTAGGAATCACACTCTTAGAAGCCACTAACGGGCTAGAGGGCTTAGAAATGCTTAAAAATGGTGATAAAATGCCTGATGCAGTTTTAGTAGATATTGAAATGCCTAAAATGGATGGCTACACTTTTGCCTCTGAAGTGCGTAAATACAATAAGTTTAAAAACTTACCACTCATTGCAGTAACTAGTCGGGTAACAAAAACCGATAGAATGCGAGGCGTTGAATCTGGAATGACAGAATACATCACTAAGCCCTATAGCGGCGAGTATTTAACAAGCGTGGTGAAGCGTAGTATCAAATTAGAAGGGAGTGAGTCATGA
- a CDS encoding 30S ribosomal protein S1 — MSKATDYQNFTDEEVDFATLLEQEEEALEKGTIKEGLIVSINENDGYAMVSVGGKTEGRLSLGEITDADGRLMYQKNDPIMVHVSERGERPSVSYKKAIAQQKIQAKIEELGESYENAVIEGKVVGKNKGGYIVDSQGIEYFLSRSHSSLRNDGNHIGKRIKACIIRVDKENHSIAISRKRFFEVNDKRQLEISKELLEATEPVLGIVRQITPFGVFVEAKGIEGLVHYSEISHKGPVNPEKYYKEGDEIYVKAIAYDEEKRRLSLSVKATTEDPWEEIQDKLKPGYAIKVVVSNIENYGVFVDIGNDIEGFLHVSEISWDKNVSHPNNYLSVGQEIDVKIIEIDSKNRRLRVSLKQLTNRPFDVFETKHQVGDVLEGKVATLTDFGAFLNLGGIDGLLHNHDAFWDKDKKCKDHYKVGDVIKVKILKINKKDRKVSLSAKYLMPSPTEEFAQKHKVDDIIKGKVVGIKDFGVFIHTDGIDVLIKNEDLSPLKKDEVGMGQEITCVIVAIEKSNNKVRASVHRLERKKEKEELQAFNASDDKMTLGDILKEKL; from the coding sequence ATGAGCAAGGCAACAGATTATCAGAACTTTACTGACGAGGAGGTAGATTTCGCAACACTCTTAGAACAGGAAGAAGAAGCCCTAGAAAAAGGCACTATTAAAGAAGGGCTAATTGTTTCAATCAATGAAAATGATGGTTACGCCATGGTTAGTGTCGGAGGCAAAACAGAAGGTCGCTTGTCCTTGGGTGAGATTACAGATGCAGATGGTCGTTTGATGTATCAAAAAAACGACCCTATTATGGTGCATGTGTCTGAGAGAGGTGAGCGTCCTAGTGTTTCTTATAAAAAGGCTATCGCCCAGCAAAAAATTCAAGCTAAAATTGAAGAATTAGGCGAAAGTTATGAAAACGCAGTCATTGAAGGTAAGGTTGTAGGGAAGAATAAGGGGGGCTACATTGTGGATTCTCAAGGCATTGAGTATTTTCTCTCTCGCTCACATTCTTCTCTAAGAAACGATGGCAACCACATAGGCAAGCGTATCAAGGCTTGTATCATTCGTGTGGATAAAGAAAACCACTCTATCGCCATTTCTCGCAAGCGTTTCTTTGAAGTCAATGATAAGCGTCAGCTTGAGATTTCTAAAGAATTGTTAGAAGCTACAGAGCCTGTTTTGGGGATTGTAAGACAGATTACCCCCTTTGGAGTTTTTGTAGAAGCTAAGGGCATTGAAGGTTTAGTCCATTACTCTGAAATCAGCCATAAAGGGCCGGTGAATCCTGAGAAGTATTATAAGGAAGGCGATGAAATCTATGTCAAAGCCATTGCTTATGATGAAGAAAAAAGACGCCTTTCATTATCTGTGAAAGCAACTACAGAAGATCCGTGGGAAGAAATCCAGGATAAGTTAAAACCCGGTTATGCTATTAAGGTTGTGGTAAGCAATATTGAAAACTATGGGGTTTTTGTGGATATCGGTAATGATATTGAGGGCTTTTTGCATGTTTCTGAAATCTCTTGGGATAAAAATGTTAGCCATCCTAACAATTATCTCAGCGTAGGACAAGAAATTGATGTGAAAATCATTGAAATTGATTCTAAAAACCGCCGTTTAAGAGTCTCTTTAAAACAGCTTACTAACAGACCCTTTGATGTTTTTGAAACTAAACATCAAGTGGGTGATGTTTTAGAGGGGAAAGTTGCTACTTTAACTGATTTTGGAGCATTTTTAAATTTAGGTGGTATAGATGGATTGCTCCATAACCACGATGCTTTTTGGGATAAAGACAAAAAGTGTAAAGACCACTATAAAGTTGGCGATGTTATCAAGGTAAAAATTCTTAAAATCAACAAGAAAGATAGAAAAGTCTCTTTGAGTGCAAAGTATTTAATGCCTTCGCCCACAGAAGAGTTCGCTCAAAAGCATAAAGTAGATGACATCATTAAGGGCAAAGTGGTTGGCATTAAGGATTTTGGTGTCTTTATTCATACCGATGGTATTGATGTATTGATTAAAAATGAAGACCTAAGCCCCTTGAAAAAAGATGAAGTTGGAATGGGTCAAGAAATCACTTGTGTAATCGTTGCGATTGAAAAGTCTAACAACAAAGTGCGTGCTTCTGTGCATCGTCTAGAACGCAAAAAAGAAAAAGAAGAATTGCAAGCATTCAATGCAAGCGATGATAAGATGACTCTAGGCGATATTCTTAAAGAAAAACTTTAA
- a CDS encoding menaquinone biosynthesis decarboxylase: MRDFLELLKEHDELEIIDTPLDVELEIAHLAYIEAKKPNGGKALLFNRPIKKVNNQTKAFDMPILMNAFGSFKRLELLLKTPIESLQQRMQAFLHFNAPKNLTESLKALKDLWTLRHIFPKKTTRPRNLIIKQNEEVNLFDLPILKTWEKDGGAFITMGQVYTQSLDNKKKNLGMYRLQVYDKNHLGLHWQIHKDSQLFFHEYAKAKVKMPVSIAIGGDLLYTWCATAPLPYGIYELMLYGFIREKKAQVMPCLSNSLSVPKDCDIVIEGFVDCEKLELEGPFGDHTGYYTPIEPYPILEVKTISYKKDAIYLATVVGKPPLEDKYMGYLTERLFLPLLKTNTPSLIDYYMPENGAFHNLILAQISTHYNAHAKQIMHAFWGVGQMSFVKHAIFVNIDAPNLRDTNAIIEYILKNFSTQKVLISQGVCDALDHASPEYAMGGKLGIDATTKSDTPYPTLLNDDSLLRLLQDKMPSIILLKQYYTHTNNPICVISVEKKDKSIIELSKNLLGFEEYLRIVVFVEHNSNDLNNPYMLLWRVTNNIDAQRDILISKHCFFIDATNKGIMDKHFREWPLETDCSIEVIESLKNKGLLKDFENLNQNFHLTHSFSTHKEELC, encoded by the coding sequence GTGCGAGATTTTTTAGAGCTTTTAAAAGAGCATGATGAATTAGAAATCATTGATACTCCCCTTGATGTGGAGCTAGAAATCGCTCATCTAGCCTACATAGAAGCTAAAAAACCTAATGGGGGAAAAGCCCTATTATTTAATCGCCCCATAAAAAAAGTCAACAACCAAACAAAAGCGTTTGATATGCCTATTTTAATGAATGCTTTTGGTTCGTTTAAACGCTTGGAGCTTTTATTAAAAACCCCTATAGAGAGCTTGCAACAACGCATGCAAGCTTTCTTACATTTTAATGCCCCTAAAAATCTTACTGAGAGTTTAAAGGCTTTAAAAGACTTATGGACTTTAAGGCACATTTTTCCTAAAAAAACCACTCGCCCTAGAAATCTTATTATCAAACAAAATGAAGAGGTCAATTTATTTGATTTGCCTATTTTAAAAACTTGGGAAAAAGATGGTGGGGCATTCATCACTATGGGACAAGTCTATACCCAAAGCCTAGATAATAAGAAAAAGAATTTAGGCATGTATCGCTTACAAGTCTATGATAAAAATCATTTAGGCTTGCATTGGCAAATCCATAAAGACTCTCAACTCTTTTTCCACGAATACGCTAAAGCTAAAGTAAAAATGCCTGTGAGTATCGCCATTGGAGGGGATTTGCTCTACACATGGTGTGCTACAGCCCCCTTACCCTACGGGATTTATGAGTTAATGCTCTATGGATTTATTAGAGAGAAAAAAGCACAAGTTATGCCGTGTTTGAGTAATTCTTTGAGCGTGCCAAAAGATTGTGATATTGTGATAGAAGGGTTTGTGGATTGTGAAAAATTAGAGCTTGAAGGGCCTTTTGGAGACCATACCGGCTATTACACCCCCATTGAGCCTTACCCTATCTTAGAAGTTAAAACCATTAGTTACAAAAAAGACGCTATTTACTTAGCCACCGTAGTGGGTAAGCCCCCTTTAGAAGACAAATACATGGGGTATTTAACAGAACGCTTGTTTTTGCCCTTGCTTAAAACAAACACGCCAAGTCTCATTGATTATTACATGCCAGAAAATGGGGCTTTTCATAATTTAATTTTAGCTCAAATAAGCACACACTACAACGCCCATGCCAAGCAAATCATGCATGCTTTTTGGGGTGTGGGGCAAATGAGTTTTGTCAAACATGCAATTTTTGTGAATATTGACGCTCCAAATTTAAGAGACACTAACGCTATTATTGAGTATATCTTAAAAAATTTCTCTACCCAAAAGGTGCTAATCTCTCAAGGCGTGTGTGATGCATTAGATCACGCAAGCCCTGAATATGCTATGGGGGGCAAACTTGGTATTGATGCGACAACTAAAAGCGATACCCCCTATCCTACGCTTTTAAACGATGATTCATTACTAAGGCTTTTACAAGATAAAATGCCTAGCATTATTCTTTTGAAGCAATATTATACGCACACTAACAATCCCATTTGTGTAATTAGCGTAGAGAAGAAAGATAAAAGTATCATTGAACTAAGTAAAAACTTGCTAGGTTTTGAAGAGTATTTACGCATTGTGGTATTTGTAGAGCATAATAGCAATGATTTAAACAACCCCTACATGTTATTATGGCGTGTAACTAACAATATTGACGCACAGCGTGATATTCTCATCTCTAAGCATTGTTTTTTTATAGACGCTACAAATAAAGGTATCATGGATAAGCATTTTAGAGAATGGCCCTTAGAGACTGATTGCTCCATAGAAGTCATAGAAAGCTTGAAAAATAAAGGGCTTTTAAAAGATTTTGAAAACTTAAATCAAAATTTTCATCTCACGCACTCTTTTAGCACGCATAAGGAAGAGCTATGTTAG
- the cheW gene encoding chemotaxis protein CheW — translation MSNQLKDLFEKQKEGNTSSKQEDNEEILQFIGFIIGDEEYAIPILNILEIVKPIGYTRVPETPNYVLGVFNLRGNVFPLISLRLKFGLSAEKQNKDTRYLVVRHNDQIAGFFIDRLTEAIRIKQTDIDPVPETLSDNNNLTYGIGKQNDRLVTILRVEEILKKDF, via the coding sequence ATGAGCAATCAATTAAAAGATTTGTTTGAAAAGCAAAAAGAAGGTAACACAAGCTCTAAACAAGAAGATAACGAAGAAATTTTACAATTCATTGGCTTTATTATCGGCGATGAAGAGTATGCCATTCCTATTTTGAATATTTTAGAAATTGTAAAACCTATCGGCTATACACGAGTCCCTGAGACACCTAATTATGTGCTTGGCGTGTTTAATCTAAGGGGTAATGTCTTCCCCCTCATTAGCTTACGCTTAAAATTCGGTTTGAGTGCTGAAAAGCAAAATAAAGACACTCGCTATCTTGTAGTGCGTCATAACGACCAAATCGCTGGGTTTTTCATTGACCGCCTAACAGAAGCCATCCGTATCAAGCAAACCGATATTGACCCCGTGCCAGAAACTTTGAGCGATAACAATAATTTGACCTATGGCATCGGAAAACAAAACGACCGACTCGTAACCATTCTTAGAGTAGAAGAAATCTTGAAAAAAGATTTCTAA
- a CDS encoding YggS family pyridoxal phosphate-dependent enzyme translates to MLDYKQRIDTLISTIEKARIAYSRHHIVQIVAISKNASIEAIQNYYNCSQRAFGENKVQDLKIKMQNLEHLPLEWHMVGSLQENKINTLLSLKPALLHSLDSLKLALSIEKRCEKLGVTLNSLLQVNSAYEESKSGVMPEETLETYAQIKESCKHIKLKGLMCIGAHSNDEKKIEKSFVITKKLFDNLKGATILSMGMSSDFELAIACGANLLRIGSHLFKE, encoded by the coding sequence ATGTTAGATTATAAGCAAAGAATTGACACTCTAATTTCTACGATAGAAAAAGCTCGCATAGCCTATTCAAGACACCATATCGTTCAAATAGTGGCTATTTCAAAAAACGCTTCCATAGAAGCCATTCAAAATTACTATAATTGCTCTCAAAGGGCTTTTGGAGAAAATAAAGTTCAAGATTTAAAAATTAAAATGCAAAATTTAGAGCATTTGCCCCTTGAATGGCACATGGTAGGCTCTTTACAAGAGAATAAAATCAACACCCTTTTGAGTTTAAAACCAGCCCTTTTACATTCTCTAGACTCTTTAAAACTTGCTTTAAGCATAGAAAAGCGTTGTGAAAAACTAGGCGTTACTTTAAACTCCCTTTTACAAGTTAATAGCGCATATGAAGAGAGTAAAAGCGGAGTCATGCCAGAAGAGACACTTGAAACTTATGCTCAAATTAAAGAGTCTTGCAAGCATATCAAATTAAAAGGGCTTATGTGTATAGGAGCTCACAGCAACGATGAAAAAAAGATTGAAAAATCCTTTGTTATTACTAAAAAACTTTTTGATAATTTAAAAGGAGCAACTATTCTTTCAATGGGCATGAGCAGTGATTTTGAATTAGCGATTGCTTGTGGGGCTAATCTTTTAAGGATTGGCTCTCATTTATTTAAAGAGTAA
- the serA gene encoding phosphoglycerate dehydrogenase: MYQVAICDPIHAKGVQILEAQKDIVLHDYSACPKTELLEKLIPMDALITRSMTPITSEFLKPLNNLKSIVRAGVGVDNIDLESCSQKGIVVMNIPTANTIAAVELTMAHIINAVRTFPSANEQIKNQRLWKREDWYGTELKGKKLGIIGFGNIGSRVGIRARAFEMEVLAYDPYIPSSKATDLGAIYTKNFEDILQCDIITIHTPKNEETINMIGAKEIERMKKGVVLINCARGGLYNEDALYEALETKKVRWLGIDVFSKEPGIHNKLLDLPNVYATPHIGANTLESQEEISKQAAQGVMESLRGSSHPHALNLPMQVFEPSMKAYLNLAQKLGYFSSQIHKGVCHKIELSLCGEISKHQDALVAFMLVGVLKPIVGDKINYINAPFVAKERGIEIQVTLKESASPYKNMLSLTLNATNGTMSVSGTVFEEDILKLTNINGFDIDIEPKGKMLLFRNTDIPGVIGSVGNVFARHSINIADFRLGRNAQKEALALIIVDEEVSLEVLEELKNIPACLSVHHVII; the protein is encoded by the coding sequence ATGTATCAAGTAGCCATTTGTGACCCCATCCATGCTAAAGGTGTTCAAATCTTAGAAGCTCAAAAAGATATTGTTTTACATGATTATTCTGCATGTCCTAAAACAGAGCTTTTAGAAAAACTTATTCCTATGGACGCTCTTATTACTCGCAGTATGACCCCTATTACAAGCGAATTTTTAAAGCCCTTAAACAATTTAAAATCCATTGTAAGAGCGGGTGTGGGCGTAGATAATATTGATTTAGAAAGCTGTTCTCAAAAAGGCATTGTGGTAATGAATATTCCTACTGCTAACACCATTGCTGCAGTAGAATTAACTATGGCACATATCATTAATGCAGTGCGGACATTCCCTAGTGCTAATGAACAAATCAAAAACCAAAGATTATGGAAACGAGAAGATTGGTATGGCACAGAATTAAAGGGTAAAAAACTAGGTATTATTGGCTTTGGAAATATTGGCTCTAGGGTTGGCATTAGAGCCAGGGCCTTTGAAATGGAAGTTCTAGCCTATGACCCTTATATCCCTTCTTCAAAAGCCACTGACTTGGGGGCGATTTATACAAAAAATTTTGAAGATATTTTACAATGCGATATTATCACTATCCATACCCCTAAAAATGAAGAAACCATTAACATGATAGGTGCTAAAGAAATTGAACGCATGAAAAAAGGGGTTGTCTTAATCAATTGCGCTAGGGGTGGGCTTTATAACGAAGACGCCCTTTATGAAGCCCTAGAGACCAAAAAAGTGCGTTGGCTTGGCATTGATGTCTTTTCTAAAGAACCTGGCATTCATAACAAGCTCTTAGACTTACCTAATGTCTATGCAACCCCTCATATTGGTGCTAACACTCTAGAGTCTCAAGAAGAAATTTCCAAACAAGCCGCACAAGGAGTTATGGAGTCTTTAAGGGGTTCAAGCCATCCGCATGCTCTCAATTTGCCTATGCAAGTTTTTGAACCCAGCATGAAAGCTTACTTGAATTTAGCTCAAAAATTAGGCTATTTTTCTAGTCAAATCCATAAAGGCGTGTGCCATAAAATTGAGCTTAGTCTTTGTGGAGAGATTAGCAAACATCAAGATGCACTTGTGGCTTTTATGCTCGTAGGCGTGTTAAAACCTATTGTAGGGGATAAAATCAATTATATTAACGCCCCCTTTGTGGCAAAAGAAAGGGGTATTGAAATCCAAGTTACTCTCAAAGAAAGCGCATCGCCTTATAAAAACATGCTCTCTTTAACTTTAAATGCAACCAATGGCACAATGAGTGTGAGTGGCACCGTGTTTGAAGAAGATATTTTAAAGCTCACTAATATTAATGGTTTTGATATTGATATAGAACCAAAGGGTAAAATGCTTTTGTTTAGAAACACGGACATTCCAGGTGTTATTGGAAGTGTAGGGAATGTATTTGCTAGACATAGTATCAATATTGCTGATTTTCGTTTGGGACGCAACGCACAAAAAGAAGCCCTAGCACTTATTATTGTAGATGAAGAAGTTTCTTTGGAAGTTTTAGAAGAGCTTAAAAACATTCCTGCATGCTTAAGCGTTCATCATGTTATCATCTAA
- a CDS encoding UDP-2,3-diacylglucosamine diphosphatase has product MLEAYTLKIGAVFISDAHFLPKSSHLMDLLRELLQTKPPQVFFMGDIFHVLVGYLPLDNTEKEIIGLINALSQISQVFYFEGNHDFSMRFVLSPSVIVFERKHQPALFQCNDKRFLLAHGDLFITKAYEFYITQLTSTWARFFLSCLNLMSFKTLYPLLKKLIYKKPIRLWELEPTKLQSFIQQRLKAYQNYITQKGLKGIDGIIEGHFHIKRDKRSPLNTPIYYPLPSFYYQQSIFRVSSKDLERLQ; this is encoded by the coding sequence ATGTTAGAAGCTTATACGCTTAAAATTGGGGCTGTTTTTATCTCTGATGCACATTTTTTACCTAAAAGCTCTCATTTAATGGATTTGCTTAGAGAACTTTTACAAACTAAACCCCCACAAGTCTTTTTTATGGGCGATATTTTTCATGTGCTTGTGGGCTACTTACCCCTAGACAATACCGAAAAAGAAATCATTGGTTTAATCAATGCGTTAAGCCAAATTTCACAAGTCTTTTACTTTGAAGGCAACCATGATTTTTCTATGCGTTTTGTTCTTAGTCCTAGCGTGATTGTCTTTGAACGCAAGCACCAGCCCGCATTATTTCAATGCAATGACAAACGCTTTCTACTAGCCCATGGGGATTTGTTTATCACTAAAGCGTATGAATTTTATATCACGCAACTCACTTCCACTTGGGCGAGATTTTTTTTAAGTTGTCTGAACTTAATGAGTTTTAAAACCTTATACCCCCTTTTAAAAAAACTCATCTATAAAAAACCCATTCGCCTTTGGGAGCTAGAGCCAACAAAACTACAATCCTTTATTCAACAACGCCTAAAAGCCTATCAAAACTATATCACACAAAAAGGTCTTAAAGGAATTGATGGCATTATAGAAGGGCATTTTCATATCAAAAGAGACAAAAGAAGTCCCTTAAATACGCCTATTTATTACCCCCTACCTTCTTTTTATTATCAACAAAGCATTTTTAGGGTATCATCAAAGGATTTAGAACGATTACAATAA